The Patescibacteria group bacterium genomic interval GAACTTGCTTCAATTTTTATGGATTGCTCTTTACCACTTGCTTTGTCTTTTGCTTTGACATCAAGAATTCCGTTCGCATCTATATCAAAGGAAACTTCAATCTGAGGCATACCACGCACTGATGGAGGAATGCCATCAAGTACAAATCGCCCCAAGCTTTTGTTGTCGGTTGCCATTGAACGTTCTCCTTGAACCACGTGGATTTCAACAGAGGTTTGGTTGTCCGCCGCAGTTGAAAAAACTTGAGTTTTAGATGTTGGCAGTGTTGTGTTTTTCTCAATGAGTTTTGTAGCAACTCCGCCGAGTGTCTCGATGCCAAACGAAAGCGGAATAACATCAAGGAGAAGTATGTCTTTGACATCTCCTTGTAGTATTCCCGCTTGGATTGCAGCACCAAGTGCCACAACCTCATCTGGGTTTATGCTTTTGTTTGATTCCTTGCCGAACAGTTCTTTAACTGCGTCTTGTATAGCTGGCATCCTTGTTTGTCCTCCGACTAAAATTATTTCATCTATGTCCTTGATTTCAAATGGAGACTCCGCTATTGCCTCTTTTGTAATTTTAATTGAGCGGTCTATGTACTCTCGTGCCAGATCCTCAAGTGTCGCTCGTGTCATCTTAAAAAGCAGGTGTTTCGGCCCTGATGCGTCTGAGGTGATAAATGGAATATTAATTTCCGTTATTTCGCACAGGCCGGAAAACGCTACACTCCCCAATTTGACACAGGCGATACTCTCAGGAATGGAAGAACTATATATTCCTCTGACCTTGACGCCGATGGTTTCCCTGATGAACTCTTTTCCAGAACCGCGGAGTATTGGGCGTGGGGTAATCTTAATTTTCGGAAGTGGTTTTATTTTGGGGGAACGGAATTTTCTTTCATAGTAGAAGTCTTGAACCTTTTTAACAGGAAAAACTCGAACATCATCAACCGAGTTACAGGCAGAGCTTACGAATTTGGTGATCCGACTCCGAACAGTTGGAACGACCCGCTTTATCCCGATGTCGTCGCGCCGATTTCAGCGCCCATGTTGCAGATCGTGCCCTTGCCCGTGCAGGAGATCCCGAGCGCGCCGTCGCCGAAGTACT includes:
- a CDS encoding Hsp70 family protein is translated as MGIKRVVPTVRSRITKFVSSACNSVDDVRVFPVKKVQDFYYERKFRSPKIKPLPKIKITPRPILRGSGKEFIRETIGVKVRGIYSSSIPESIACVKLGSVAFSGLCEITEINIPFITSDASGPKHLLFKMTRATLEDLAREYIDRSIKITKEAIAESPFEIKDIDEIILVGGQTRMPAIQDAVKELFGKESNKSINPDEVVALGAAIQAGILQGDVKDILLLDVIPLSFGIETLGGVATKLIEKNTTLPTSKTQVFSTAADNQTSVEIHVVQGERSMATDNKSLGRFVLDGIPPSVRGMPQIEVSFDIDANGILDVKAKDKASGKEQSIKIEASSGLTDEDIEKMKADAETHSADDKKKKETVEFRNIADHLVYTAEKALTDNRESISDDIKKSVEEKIGALKEVKDGDDSEAIKSATQALSTEMQKIGEAVAAQNKQQSKKGSDSADGGQKDTADEKVRDAEFEEKKDEGENTTEK